From the genome of Pyxidicoccus trucidator, one region includes:
- a CDS encoding DUF2381 family protein, whose protein sequence is MLQPFRLALALALVSGAAAGAEPAPGARVDRKRPVTVANAPTDPLPVVHVSADSPTLFLFSSPIQKKTLTFDESRIRVLDAGERSIVVQPVANLGDGERQEIGVFFADGRAPTRAAFVLVTDPAEVDSRIDVQRPEPPSTACQPTAQAPAPRPEDFVLLGYVDAKGVTTSSSKGKLDAAQGFILDSIVAFRGTGWILADVTIVNSPDRPAWTPREAMFVGRVGMTLRARLVAKKPGAIPPGEDGRVLAVVEVPETKADLVFTLEVRGDGERRLTIPDVRFLKPAAEDAQ, encoded by the coding sequence TTGCTCCAACCGTTCAGATTGGCCCTAGCGCTCGCGCTCGTCTCGGGAGCTGCTGCGGGGGCTGAGCCGGCACCGGGAGCGCGCGTTGACCGTAAGCGCCCCGTGACCGTCGCCAACGCCCCCACCGATCCGCTGCCCGTTGTCCATGTCTCGGCGGACTCGCCGACGTTGTTCCTGTTCTCCTCGCCGATCCAGAAGAAGACCCTCACCTTCGACGAGTCCCGGATTCGCGTCCTGGATGCCGGCGAGCGGTCGATCGTCGTTCAGCCCGTGGCCAATCTCGGCGACGGCGAGCGGCAGGAGATCGGGGTCTTCTTCGCCGACGGCCGAGCGCCGACACGGGCAGCGTTCGTGCTCGTGACCGACCCGGCCGAAGTGGACTCTCGGATCGACGTGCAACGCCCTGAGCCGCCGAGCACGGCCTGCCAGCCCACGGCTCAAGCCCCGGCGCCGAGGCCGGAAGACTTCGTGCTACTCGGCTACGTGGACGCGAAGGGCGTCACGACGTCCAGCAGCAAGGGCAAGCTCGATGCGGCGCAGGGGTTTATTTTGGACTCAATCGTAGCCTTTCGGGGCACGGGTTGGATTCTGGCGGACGTGACGATTGTGAACAGCCCTGACCGCCCAGCCTGGACACCACGAGAAGCGATGTTTGTGGGGCGAGTCGGCATGACCCTGCGGGCGCGACTCGTAGCGAAGAAGCCGGGAGCAATCCCTCCGGGGGAGGACGGGCGCGTTCTGGCGGTCGTGGAAGTGCCGGAGACGAAAGCAGACCTCGTCTTCACCCTGGAGGTGCGTGGGGATGGGGAACGTCGGCTCACGATTCCAGACGTGCGTTTCCTGAAGCCCGCCGCGGAGGATGCCCAATGA